The segment GAAAAATTCATTTCAATTCATTAAAATCAGGCAGCACACGTTGTATAGTCATTATTTACTCACAGACCGTCACACAACCATTGTAAAGTCATTTACTCACAGATCGTCCTCCCCCCCCGTTACCCCCTAATAAGATCACCGAATGACGGAAAGGGATCAGAGCAATGAGACTTTATTGTACATCCTTCTACAGAATCCCCCAAACTTTCAGGGGTCGGCAGGGGAATAAGTACAGGACCCCCTATTTGGCAGCCCAGGCTGCCGTGCGGGCGTTGATCGGAGTATTCATGAAGCGAGGGGACTTCATATACGCAGCAATAGGAGGCAAAGCCTGGGGGAGGAAGAACGGAGATATCAGGCTTACAAGTAGGGGGGGCGATTAATGAGCTTCCTAATTGTGGGAGACATTCAGGTTCCAAATCTCAACCCTCGTGATATGGCCAAGTCATCTGAATAATTATAGGAATATAAATACCTGATTAATCATAACAAGCTGTGCAGAATTAGCACATTGGTGGACTCTGCCCAGCAGACTTCAGTCCACACAACTATTTTACCATATAGTTACTACCCTCATGCCCAGCGAGTGTGGAGGCTGAAGTAGACCTGATGGTAACAGAACTCCTGTAGTGGCTCAGGAGATTCTCTATCCTCCAGTATACAGATACCGCCTGGCCAGTGATGACAGCAAGGGGACACACTAATAAGAGCCAAAGTGAGGGTAATAAGGCACCTCTGGAGTGAGAGTCACCTGAAATCGGGTCAGGAAATCCTGCAGGTTCTTGAAGTTTTGCAGACACGTTGGTCCCAGAAGCAGGTGTTGATCCAAAACATCATACATCGGGAAGTCTGCAAAGGTGATCTGGGGGATGGGGGTGGAAGATGGGGGGGCAGTCAggatcccacccacacaccccacatcccaaggagaggggagaatggagaTAGTGGAGAAGAACTAATAAAGGGAGAGATGTTAGGAcatggaggggggggatagagatgggGTGCTTGAGGAGGGAAGAGCTAGATTGAGGGAAGAGAGGTGTTTAAGtgggagaggtgggtggggggggggagcaccttTTCTCCTGCAAACCAAGCTCGGTCTCCAAGGAAGCGAGAGAATCTTGTTAGCGTGACAGGTAACTTCTCCAGGTACGGCCCCTTCAGTGTCTCCTGGGGGGAGGTTGGAAATTAACAGGTTAATGTCTCTCCCCCAACTTTGACCTCCACCCCAAATATCTCTACAACCCTCAGACTCACAAAGAGGGGGTTATAGGTGATGTTGGCAAGGCCCAGTCGAAAATCCATTGCCTGGTTATCCAACAGATCCACACGGAGCTTCTCCCCTTCCAGCTCCCCACCTGGTGAGAAGAGAGACTCAATGGGGAGgtactggggagggagggggggtactagggaggggagagagactcaaTGGGTAGGTCGGGGAGGAGATAAAGCCTTGGGTGCTGATTGTAGAGGCACCAAAGTAGCCACTTATGCGGTTTGCAGCTGAAATCCCCAAATCCAAGCAAAGGGAAATTTGGGCCAAAAACAGCCCGATCAGCACATAGAATCAACCCCTTAATTGAGGGGGTAGAAGGGGAGAGACTCATCTCTCAATGGGTATTACTGGGAGACTGTGGGTCAGATTCTTACACAGTCCATGCTTGCGTGCAATGTAGCGCAGGATGGCGTTACTATGGGACAGCTTTACATCTCCATCCAACAGGTACGGCATCTGCAGGACAAGAGGGTAACTGGTATCACCCCCCAGGAAATGGGTTTCCCCCCCTAACGTCCCGAAGGGGTAGATCCCcagactggagttgggcaccctgACCTAATGTATACAGAAGACCCAATGCTACACCCAATATGACACATTAATCTGTTCTCATAAGGAAGGCCTTGTCCATAGTGCAAGATTTGaagcacttacctgaatgccctcctactgtctctgtacgttctccccaccaattagattgtaagctcctcggagcagggactcctcttccttaatgttacttttatgactgaagcccttattcccatgatcagttatttttattatttgttatttatatgattgtcacgtgtattactactgtgaagcgctatgtacactaatggcgctatataaataaagacaaacatacagtacaagatATGGAGCGAGCTCCATAGCTCGCGCTACAAACAAAcgtgtgtattccaaagcacATGGCCATAGTGAGCACGAGCTTGCACGTGCACGTGAGATACAAGGATACCAgaggagacaaacttgtttgctattgcagcgagacagcctggtcttgtgagcggctaacagccaatgaacatttagtaagctattctgcctggatactgttcCAATGACTGTCAGTGGAGTTGTGCTTGTGTGAGAATATGGGCAACTCAACTATTGAAAATGTTATTTCTGAGGTTTACAAACGTGAACCTTTAATTCATACCATGACAGAAATATCAATGATAATAAAGGGCTGTTCTATATAGCGTGCGGacgtgcgttcctatgcgaacgcgcatgcacgtgccgcatgcttttcatgtatatagagccgggagctgcaggttagtgtatatatgtgtgtgtgtgtgtatgagtatatgtgtgtgtatgagtatatgtgtgtgcatgggttgtgtgagtgaaagtaagtcctagatagattttttctttaaagaaaaaaatctaacagtttaataaatattttttgttttgttttacaatccttgacacacacatccacacccacacacacacacacacacacacacacacacatgcatacatacacgcatacatacacacacacacacacatttgagcgcaggtagcggcgcgaaaagatgaatttcttcatcttcgccgccgtctgtcggctcccctctcccggccgtgcgcgcgcgcgcgggcCTTCTATAGAAAGGCCGCCTGACGCCAGCCAACTGAAATTCCGCGcgtgctgctagggggctgggcagcttcctccatcctgattggctgtattacacagcagcagtgtgaggatacgccattctggcggttctgtccccttaaccctcacctgtccgTCTGGATCCTGTGGCACTCAAGGAGGCCATCTCGGTGGTAATGTGCATGCGCGGCACGCGGATAATGCGTGGGCTCCGTCGGTCTCCGCGGTTCCCTTGTCCAGGGAACATTCCCCTACCTGTGGCATTGTCGCGCGACGCGTGCGCGTTCTCCGTCTCCCGATCCCGCCCTGACGTCAGAACTACGCGGTCCAGCAGTTCTGCGCGCTCCTCGCCTGTTTCCGTGGGCCCCGCATCCGGTCTCGTACTGACGCGGGTGCCGTGGCGCGCGCGACCGGGTCGCCAACGAGATGCGCAGGTGGCGCGTGACTGGGCCGTCAACGTGATGCGCGCGCTCTCTAGAGGCTCCTCCTCTGTCTCAATCGGCTGTGTAGTGGGACgcacctgcacgatccagcagcctatcagagaGGGCGCATCTGCTTCCTGgctgcctcccattggtgggaggtcctttaaatacCTTGACTGAACTcattccttgccgagcataacttctgTTTGTGACACTGAACCTCACTGCATCCTGCCTGTCTGCTtcttaccttgctgcctgaccctgctttggACCTGGAaccttgtgatactctcctgcactgaccctggctttggaaccacgacgacgctgctctctcctgcactgaccctggctttggacctggaaccttgtgatactctcctgcactgaccctggctttggacctggaaccttgtgatactctcctgcactgaccctggctttggaatacgacgacgctgctctctcctgcactgaccctggctttggacctggaaccttgtgatactctcctgcactgaccctggctttggaaccacgacgacgctgctctctcctgcactgaccctggctttggacctggaaccttgtgatactctcctgcactgaccctggctttggacctggaaccttgtgatactctcctgcactgaccctggctttggaatacgacgacgctgctctctcctgcactgaccctggctttggacctggaaccttgtgatactctcctgcactgaccctggctttggaaccacgacgacgctgctctctcctgcactgaccctggctttggacctggaaccttgtgatactctcctgcactgaccctggctttggacctggaaccttgtgatactctcctgcactgaccctggctttggaatacgacgacgctgctctctcctgcactgaccctggctttggacctggaaccttgtgatactctcctgcactgaccctggctttggaaccacgacgacgctgctctctcctgcactgaccctggctttggaaccacgacgacgctgctctctcctgcactgaccctggctgtggaaccacgacgacgctgctctctcctgcactgaccctggctttggaatacgacgaCTCTAcggtctccaatcctgactccggctacgtaccccaacggtCCGCTGCTCTccactcctagacccggcaagtacctcattacgctgtcttctataaccctgacccggcttgcaagactatcctacactctagacgcgccctcacggttgtggtcggcgttctatacgaATCCCTACCAcagccccgcggtcgcgcctcgtttgtggtgagctacgcgttacaagcagccaatcaggatggaggtggcaggagcctgggggtggggccaaagagcggaggaaaagcatggagcagagaggtgtgtgttttctctctggctgtcttgtgggggggtgaggatgaagggagagggccgtgagaggatgaagggagggggccgtgagagaggatgaagggaggagggtgagaggatgaaggaggggggtgggggttggaggatgaggggtgggggtgagaggatgaagggggggatgggagggtcagaggaagggaggggggatgagagaggatgaagggagggggtggtgagaggatgaaggggatggGAGGgtcagaggaagggaggggggatgagagaggatgaagggatgggggtggtgagaggatgaagggagggggggatgagagaggatgaggggaggggggtgagaggataaggggagagaggatgaggaggggtgcagtaTTGCTCACCATGGGCCtttatgactgcaggtcagttatttataaaagatctgaccattacgtcatttgttctaagtttcactccaagcgtgcaccaatttgcaccaatttgcactatttcatattctatttcctaaaacaatcctcggaagggcgctcgctcccaagacccctccccagattttttacgaaatagaatataaattggtgcaaattggtgaatacttggagtgagatttagaaaaaaattacataagtcaggtcatttataaataccattcttccccaccaacgattctcgcgcgtgtcgcacctttcaccattgtggccagtatatttggacaagccacctggcaaccctacaaccACGTCACTGTTAACCCTTTACTGCAGGTCCTACACACGTTCTCTTTACCTCGCTGCTGGTCAAGACTGTAGGGAGGTTGTGACCCCCCCTCCTTACAGACAGGATCTCACTTATCATTTGTCccgttggatgcagcattgggggCTCCTTGGTGTGTTGTACTCCCAGAAAAGTCTCCATGATAATGAGGGTCTGGCTGTGCGCCGGCTTTGGGAGGTCTCTAATGTCGCAGCGTTATTCCCACGCGCCAATATGAACGCAAGGATCTCcgttaggctttggtcccgttGTGTTGCGCGGCAgcggaccaccagcccctttcccccagtgtggaggtccccgctggctccttactacttggctgactgcgtgctgtgacgtgacagccggccgatgctgcatttgaagctctgacgcgtcacgtggtgcggcagctAGCCAATGACGGAAGGAGTGAGCTACGgatgggaggcggcttgggaggggagcagggaaggagctgcggggaaaaatgtgtgtgtatgtgttgtgtgtgggggtggtggaTGACACCACGATCTGGCAAAGTttcaccacgccccccccctccggctccctacagaccgcatatcgcggtcaattgcctgtcagcgcgccgcctgtcttgCGTGCGgccgcgctgactgagggagcgggccttagccttaggaaaactgctcattaccataggATCTGCATATGAATGCGAGGACATCGTAACGCAAAGCACCTTCAGGGAGACGCGTTACGGGTAACGCTACGTACAAGGGGGATAACGTCACGCTAAAAATGTAACGCGGTGCTGAGGATCTACCCCAAATCAGCAAATTAAATAATCCCACCAATTTAGAGGCATCAGCCCACGTGTGCACTAGGGAAGTCTAATTCCccctatatccccccccccccccccggatctccaaccccccccctccttctcggGGTCACTTGTACATA is part of the Ascaphus truei isolate aAscTru1 chromosome 9, aAscTru1.hap1, whole genome shotgun sequence genome and harbors:
- the LOC142502503 gene encoding glutathione S-transferase Mu 4-like isoform X2; translated protein: MGELAHPIRLLLEYTGTPYEETRYVTRGAPDYDKSQWLEEMQMLGLDFPYMPYLLDGDVKLSHSNAILRYIARKHGLCGELEGEKLRVDLLDNQAMDFRLGLANITYNPLFETLKGPYLEKLPVTLTRFSRFLGDRAWFAGEKITFADFPMYDVLDQHLLLGPTCLQNFKNLQDFLTRFQALPPIAAYMKSPRFMNTPINARTAAWAAK
- the LOC142502503 gene encoding glutathione S-transferase Mu 4-like isoform X3: MQMLGLDFPYMPYLLDGDVKLSHSNAILRYIARKHGLCGELEGEKLRVDLLDNQAMDFRLGLANITYNPLFETLKGPYLEKLPVTLTRFSRFLGDRAWFAGEKITFADFPMYDVLDQHLLLGPTCLQNFKNLQDFLTRFQALPPIAAYMKSPRFMNTPINARTAAWAAK
- the LOC142502503 gene encoding glutathione S-transferase Mu 4-like isoform X1, which encodes MFVSDVSGVSARNLHSSCKTLLAHPIRLLLEYTGTPYEETRYVTRGAPDYDKSQWLEEMQMLGLDFPYMPYLLDGDVKLSHSNAILRYIARKHGLCGELEGEKLRVDLLDNQAMDFRLGLANITYNPLFETLKGPYLEKLPVTLTRFSRFLGDRAWFAGEKITFADFPMYDVLDQHLLLGPTCLQNFKNLQDFLTRFQALPPIAAYMKSPRFMNTPINARTAAWAAK